GGACTGCTCGCTCATGACTGACTCCTGGGTGACGGGCATGACGATGCCCGGGAACAGTTTGCATTGACGTTCGTTGATGCAACCTTGCGCGTTGAATAGAAGAACGTCAAGATAGACGTATGTCGAAACAACAACTTCCGGTGATCGGCCAGGACGGCGGCGTCGCCGGTTGCTGCCCGGGACTGCTGACGGCTCCGCTCGACGAGGACCAGGCGGTGGAGCTGGCGAAGGTCTTCAAGGCGCTGGGAGACCCGGTGCGCTTGCGGCTGCTGTCGATGATCGCCTCCCGGGCGGGCGGCGAGATCTGCGTGTGCGACCTCACCCCGGCCTTCGACCTGTCCCAGCCGACGATCTCCCATCACCTCAAGCTGCTGCGCCAGGCCGGGCTGATCGACGGCGAACGCCGCGGGACGTGGGTGTACTACCGGCTGCTCCCGGAGACGACCGACCGGCTCGCCGCCGTCCTCGCCCGCCCCGCCGGTGAGCCGCTGCCCGCCTCCTCGGGCGCCGCCTCGTGAGCACCGCCCCCGGCACCGCGCCGGTCGCCGCCCGGCTGTCGTTCGTGGACCGCTACCTGGCCGCGTGGATCCTCGCCGCGATGGCCGTCGGGCTCGGCCTCGGCCGTCTGGTCCCGGGCCTGGGGGACGCGCTCGCGAAGGTCACCGTCACCGGGGTCTCGCTGCCGATCGCGCTCGGGCTGCTGGTGATGATGTACCCGGTGCTGGCCAAGGTCCGCTACGACCGCCTGGACACCGTCACCCGCGACCGCCGCCTGCTGATCCCCTCGCTGCTGCTGAACTGGGTCCTCGGACCGGCCGTGATGTTCGCCCTCGCCTGGCTCTTCCTGCCGGACCTGCCCGCCTACCGCACCGGCCTGATCATCGTCGGCCTGGCCCGCTGCATCGCCATGGTCGTCATCTGGAACGACCTGGCCTGCGGCGACCGTGAGGCGGCCGCCGTGCTGGTCGCCCTCAACTCGGTCTTCCAGGTCGCCGCGTTCGGCCTGCTGGGCTGGTTCTACCTCTCGGTGCTGCCCGGTCTGCTCGGCCTGGAGCAGACCACCCTGGACGTGTCCGTGTGGGAGATCGCACGCAGCGTGCTCGTCTTCCTCGGCATCCCGCTCGCCGCCGGCTACCTCACCCGCCGCATCGGCGAGAAGGCCAAGGGCCGCGCCTGGTACGAGGGGGAGCTGATCCCCCGCATCGGCCCCTTCGCCCTGTACGGGCTGCTGTTCACGATCGTCGTCCTCTTCGCCCTCCAGGGCGACGCCATCACCTCACGGCCCCTCGACGTGGCCCGGATCGCCCTGCCGCTGCTGGTGTACTTCGCGCTGATGTGGGCCGGGTCCATGGCGTTCGGCCGCGCCGTGGGCCTCGACCACCCGCGCACGACGACGCTCGCCTTCACCGCCGCGGGCAACAACTTCGAGCTGGCCATCGCCGTCTGCATCGCCACCTTCGGCGCCACCTCCGGCCAGGCCCTCGCCGGCGTCGTCGGCCCGCTCATCGAGGTCCCCGTCCTCATCGGCCTCGTGCACGTCGCCCTCGCCGTCCGCCGCCACTTCCCCGGGCCCGCCGCGACGGCCGCCGGGACCGCCCAGCCGAAGGAAGACGCCACCCGTGCCTGAGCCCCGCCCCTGCGTCCTGTTCGTGTGCGTCCACAACGCCGGCCGCTCCCAGATGGCCGCCGCCTTCCTCACCCACCTCGCCGCCGGCCGGGTCGAGGTGCGCTCCGCCGGGTCCGCCCCCGCCGACAGCGTCAACCCGGCCGTCGTGGCGGCGATGCGTGAGGCGGGGATCGACCTCTCCGCAGAGATCCCCAAGGTCCTCACCGAGGCGGCGGTGCGGGCCGCGGACGTGGTCGTCACCATGGGGTGCGGCGACACGTGCCCCGTCTTCCCCGGCAAGCGCTACCTCGACTGGCGGCTGGACGACCCGGCAGGGCAGGGCGTGGCGGCCGTCCGCCCGATCCGCGACGAGATCGAGCGGCGCGTCCGCGGCCTGCTCACCGACCTCGGGATCGACGCCGCCCCCTGACGGGCCGATCTGGCCAAACGAAAGACCCTAGGCGTCGGGGATCACATGCATCGCCGCCTCCTCCGCCGACGATCCGGCCCCGTCCAGTCCCACGTCGGACGCGAACAGGGCGGACCCGGTGATCTCGTGACTGCCTTCGTCCGGGGCGAGGAGGCGGCCCGCGCGTTCGGCGCCGACCTCGTCGTCGATCGGCTCGCCGTCCGTGTCCCAGGTGTCGCCGATCCCGTCGCCCTGCGGGACCCCGATGTCGGGGACCTCCTCCGCGAGGCGCTCGTCCAGGCTCTCCCCGCGCCACCGCTCCGACGCGGTGACACCGGTGTGCTCCACGCCCCACGGCCGGTCCGGGGGCGAGTAGCCCGCGTCCAGGGCCTCGTCGCCGCCCCGGTAGTCAAGGGTGTCCGACGCGTCCAGCAGACCGGCGTCGTCGCGCACCTCCGACCCATCCGGCTGGTACACCTCGTCACCCATCGTCTCGGCAGTCATCCGTGCCTCCGCCTTCCCTTCCGTATCCGCTTCCGAGTGCCGCACCGATCGCGGGATCAGGTGCCGTCGCCCGCTCTGAGGGGGCTCAGCCGGGGCACCGATGCCTTGCCCGTGTTCGAGACCTCGCCGCCGGTCCAGCGGACCGGGATCCAGGCCGTCTCGTCGGGCGGCGTGATGCGCAGGACCGCCGGTGTCACGGTGGTGACGCCGGTGAGCGCCGGGTTGGTGTACGTCATCGCCGACCAGGCCGCGGCTCCCGGGGCCAGCGTCACGGTCTGCCGTGTCTCGTCGGTGGCCCGTTCCGGATCCGGGGTGACCGCCTCGCCCGTGCCGTCGACGAACGCCACTCCCGGGAAGCCGCTGACCGTGCAGGTGCGGTCGGAAGCGTTGGTCAGGACGAGGACGAAGTTCGACTGACCGGCTCCGGGGTGGTCGGCCCCGACGGACGCCCTCAGCTCGGAGGTGTGGCAGCGCCGCCCCGTCGCCGGTACCGCGGGTTCGGGCGACGCCGTACCGGTGCCGGGGGAGGCCGTCGGGGACGGGGCGGAGGTGCCGTCGCCGGCCGGCCCCGTGGCGCTGGGGCCGTCGGTCGGCGAGGCGGAGCCGGTCACGGACGGCCCGCCCCCCGCGGTGTCGTCGGTGTGCCGGCTCGTGCAGCCGGTCAGCACGGCGCATCCGATGAGGAGGCCGGGCAGGAGGAGCCGGAGTGTCATGCCGCTTCCCAAGATCGCCGGTGCCGGTCCGACGGCACGCGTTCGCCGCGCTGGTCGCGCAGGGCCGCGGCGGGCGCGACCGTGAGGGCGCGGCCGGGCGCTCGGGGTGCGAACGCGACCGGCGCCGGGCCCGTGTCGGGCTGTGTCATCGAACTGTCCTTTCGTGGGGCCGGGTCAGCGACCGGGGTGAACGGAACGGACGGCCCTCAGGATCAGGTCGGTGACCGGGCCGGGGTCGGTCACCGACACGGCGTGCGGCGCGCGGACGGCGACGGTGCGGGCACGGGCGCGCTCGGCCATCCACCGCTCGGCGGCCGGCGGGATGTTGCGGTCCTCGCTCGCGACGAGGTACCAGCTGGGGATGGACCGCCACGCGGCGGCGGTGGCCGGCTCCTTGAGCGCGGCGAGGGTGATCGGGCGCTGTCCCGCGGCCATGACCTGCGCGGTTTTGACCGGCACACCGGCCGCGAACTGCTCGCGGAACAGGTCCTTCCTGATGACCAGTTCGGCCCCCTCCCCGCCGTCCGGCAGCGGGTAGTACTGGGTGACGGTGGCCTGGCCGAGGGTGCTGCCCGGGAACTTGTCGGTGAGCTGGAGCGCGCTCTCCCCGACCTCTGGCACGAAGGCGGCGACGTAGACCAGGGCCTCGACCTGTCGGGCGCCGGCCGCGGCCTGGCTGATGACCGCACCGCCGTAGGAGTGCCCGACCAGCACGATCGGGCCGGTGACGGCGTCCAGGACGCTGCGGATGTAGGCCGCGTCGCTCGCCAGCCCGCGCAGCGGCAGGGCAGGGGCCAGGACGCGGTGGCCCTGCCGCAGCAGGCGCTCGACGACACCGCTCCAGCTGGAGGCGTCGGCGAAGGCACCGTGGATCAGGACGACGGTGGGCGTGTCCGGGCGCGGGTGCGGTCGGTGCGGGCGGCCGGCCGCCGTCGCCGGCACGGAGAACGCGGTGCCCGCGGTGCCCAGCGCGGCGGCGCCGGCCAGGAGGGACGCGGTCACGGCGCGGCGCGAGACGGATGAGTTCATGGTTCGCTTCCTGCGGAGGGGGACGGCCGTTTCGGCACGGCCGGCGGTCGGGAGTGGGCGCGGCGGGCGCCTCAGGCGGAGGTGGCCCGGACGGCTTCCTCGATCAGCTCGACGACGCGCTCGGGGTGGGAGAGCATCACCAGGTGGGAGGAGTCGACCTCGACGGTGGTCATGCCGGCCCGCTGGTAGCCGTAGCGCTCCACGTCCGGGTTGATGGTGTGGTCCAGGGAGGCGACCAGGCCCCAGGAGGGCTTGGTCTTCCAGGCGGCGGCCGGGGCCGCGTCCGCGAACGCCTGGGCGGCGAGGGGACGCTGGGAGACGGCGAGGACCTCGGCGAGGCGGTGGTCGACGTCGGCGGCGAAGACGGCCGGGAACTTGTCGGGTTGTACCGACACGTCGGTGCCGGTCTCGGTCGAGCCCTCGACGGGGAACGGCGTGTAGACGAGCGCGGCGGCGAGGTCGGAGTCGGGGAAGCGGCCCTGGAGCTCGCCGAGGCTCTCGCCCTTCTCCAGGGCGTAACCGGCCAGGTACACGAGCGCCTTGACGTTGTCCTCGGTGCCCGCGACGGTGATGACGGCGCCGCCGTAGGAGTGGCCGACCAGGACGACGGGGCCGGGTATCCGGCGGACGATCGAGGCGATGTAGGCGGCGTCACCGATCAGGCTGCGGTTGGGGACGGCCGGGGCGACCACGTCCAGGCCGCGGGCGATCAGCCGGGGGATCACCTGCGCGTAGCTGGAGGCGTCGGCGAACGCGCCGTGCACGAGGACGACGGTCGGCTTGGGCGAAGGAGACATGGGAGGACTCGCTTTCGGGTGTCGTGGCCGGCGCCCGGAACGGCCTGCCGGCCGGGGCGTGAGGGTGCCGGGCGGGATGCCGCCGGCATGTGGGGAAACCTAGTGACGGGCGATGAGGGGTGTTTGTCCCTCAGTGCTCTGGTGCTGACCTGTCCGCGCTCACCATCGGCGTGCGCCGCCGGGCGGCCGCCCGCTCACGGCCTCGGGACGTTGCGGAGGTTCGCCCGGGCCAGGTCGATCATGCGTCCGACGCCGCCCGTGAGGACGGTGCGGCCGGCGGACAGCGCGAAGCCGGTGACCTGCTCGGTGGTGATCCTGGGCGGCAGCGCGAGGGCGTTCGGATCGGTGACCACGTCGACCAGCGCCGGCCCGTCGTGGGCGAACGCCTCCCGCAGGGCCTCGCGCACCTGCGCGGGCTTCTCGACCCGGATGCCGCGCGCGCCCGCGGCGGTGGCGATGGTCGCGAAGTCGGTGTGCGGGTAGCCGGTGCCGTGCGGCGGCAGACCGTCGACCATCATCTCCAGATCGACCATGCCCAGCGAGGAGTTGTTGAAGACGACCACCTTCACCGGCAGGCCGTACTGCACGAGCGTGAGGAAATCGCCCATCAGCATGGAGAATCCGCCGTCGCCCGAGAGGGAGACGACCTGCCGCGAGCGGTCGAGGAACTGGGCGCCGATGGCCTGGGGCAGCGCGTTGGCCATGGAGCCGTGCACGAAGGAGCCGAGCACGCGGCGCCGGCCGTTGGGTGTCAGGTAACGGGCCGCCCACACACAGCACATACCGGTGTCCACGGTGAACACCGCGTCGGCGGCGGCCTCCTCGTCGAGCACGGACGCCACGTACTCGGGGTGGATCGGGGTGTGCCCGCGGACGTCGTGGGTGTACGCCCCGACGGCGCCTTCGAGTTCGCGGACATGGCGGCGCAGCATCCGGTCGAGGAACCGGCGGGACGGCTTCTCCCGCACGGCCGGGGTCAGGCAGCGCAGCGTCTCGCGCACGTCCCCCCACACCGCGAAGTCCAACTGCGTGCGGCGGCCGAGCCGTTCGGGCTGGATGTCGACCTGGACGGTCCGCACGTGGCGGGGCAGGAAGTCCGTGTACGGGAAGTCCGTGCCGAGGAGCAGCAGCAGATCGCACTCGTGCATCGCCTCGTAGGCGGCGCCGTAGCCCAGCAGGCCGGACATGCCGACGTCGTACGGGTTGTCGTACTGGATGTGCTCCTTGCCGCGCAGGGCGTGGCCCACGGGGGCCTTCACCTTCCCGGCGAACGCCATCACCTCCGCGTGGGCGCCCTCGACGCCCCGGCCGCAGAACACCATCACCTTCTCGGCGGCGTCCACCAGTTCGGCCAGACGGGCCAGTTCGCCGTCCGCGGGCCGGACCGTCGGCCGGTCCAGCGGCAGGTGGAGTTCCGCCCCGCCCGCCGGGGCGTGCTCGGCGGCCACGTCTCCGGGCATCGACACCACCGACACACCGCGCCGGCCGACCGCGTGCTGGATCGCCGTCTGCACCACCCGGGGCATCTGCCGGGGCGAGGAGACCAGTTCCGAGTAGTGGCTGCACTCCTGGAACAGCCGGTCGGGATGGGTCTCCTGGAAGTAGCCGGTGCCGATCTCGCCGCTCGGGATCTGCGCCGCCAGCGCGAGGACGGGGGCCATCGAGCGGTGGGCGTCGAACAGGCCGTTGATCAGATGCAGGTTGCCCGGCCCGCACGACCCCGCGCACGCGGCGAGCCGTCCGGTCAACTGGGCTTCGGCACCGGCGGCGAAGGCCGCGACCTCCTCGTGCCGGACCTGGATCCACTCCAGGCGGTCGTGCCGCCTGACCGCGTCGACGACGGGGTTCAGGCTGTCCCCGACCACCCCGTACATCCGGCGCACGCCGGCACGGGCAAGGAGGTCGACGTACTGCTCGGCTACGGACTGTCGGGCCATGGTGCTCCTCGGGTGGGTCGCTCACGGGGCCGCGCCAGGCTAAGGAGGCGCCGAGGGGGCCGCTTGTTCCTCCGTGCACCGTTGGGCGACCGGCAGCGCACCACTCGGCCGCCGCCCGCGGGCGACCGCGCGCGAACCGGGTGCGCCCCGTTACCGGGGAGCATCCGGTACGCGACGGATCGCGGGCCTCGTGGCTCAGGCGACCACCCGCGGATCAGCCCTCGGCGGAGTCGTCCGCGGGCGCCAGGAGCACGGCGACCCGGCTGTGGTGGACGACGCTGTCGCTGACGCGGGGGTTGACGAGTGCTTCCAGCGAACCGCGGTGGT
This Streptomyces misionensis DNA region includes the following protein-coding sequences:
- a CDS encoding alpha/beta fold hydrolase → MNSSVSRRAVTASLLAGAAALGTAGTAFSVPATAAGRPHRPHPRPDTPTVVLIHGAFADASSWSGVVERLLRQGHRVLAPALPLRGLASDAAYIRSVLDAVTGPIVLVGHSYGGAVISQAAAGARQVEALVYVAAFVPEVGESALQLTDKFPGSTLGQATVTQYYPLPDGGEGAELVIRKDLFREQFAAGVPVKTAQVMAAGQRPITLAALKEPATAAAWRSIPSWYLVASEDRNIPPAAERWMAERARARTVAVRAPHAVSVTDPGPVTDLILRAVRSVHPGR
- a CDS encoding DUF5709 domain-containing protein, encoding MTAETMGDEVYQPDGSEVRDDAGLLDASDTLDYRGGDEALDAGYSPPDRPWGVEHTGVTASERWRGESLDERLAEEVPDIGVPQGDGIGDTWDTDGEPIDDEVGAERAGRLLAPDEGSHEITGSALFASDVGLDGAGSSAEEAAMHVIPDA
- a CDS encoding arsenate reductase ArsC, yielding MPEPRPCVLFVCVHNAGRSQMAAAFLTHLAAGRVEVRSAGSAPADSVNPAVVAAMREAGIDLSAEIPKVLTEAAVRAADVVVTMGCGDTCPVFPGKRYLDWRLDDPAGQGVAAVRPIRDEIERRVRGLLTDLGIDAAP
- the arsB gene encoding ACR3 family arsenite efflux transporter, coding for MSTAPGTAPVAARLSFVDRYLAAWILAAMAVGLGLGRLVPGLGDALAKVTVTGVSLPIALGLLVMMYPVLAKVRYDRLDTVTRDRRLLIPSLLLNWVLGPAVMFALAWLFLPDLPAYRTGLIIVGLARCIAMVVIWNDLACGDREAAAVLVALNSVFQVAAFGLLGWFYLSVLPGLLGLEQTTLDVSVWEIARSVLVFLGIPLAAGYLTRRIGEKAKGRAWYEGELIPRIGPFALYGLLFTIVVLFALQGDAITSRPLDVARIALPLLVYFALMWAGSMAFGRAVGLDHPRTTTLAFTAAGNNFELAIAVCIATFGATSGQALAGVVGPLIEVPVLIGLVHVALAVRRHFPGPAATAAGTAQPKEDATRA
- a CDS encoding ArsR/SmtB family transcription factor, with translation MSKQQLPVIGQDGGVAGCCPGLLTAPLDEDQAVELAKVFKALGDPVRLRLLSMIASRAGGEICVCDLTPAFDLSQPTISHHLKLLRQAGLIDGERRGTWVYYRLLPETTDRLAAVLARPAGEPLPASSGAAS
- a CDS encoding DUF4232 domain-containing protein — protein: MTLRLLLPGLLIGCAVLTGCTSRHTDDTAGGGPSVTGSASPTDGPSATGPAGDGTSAPSPTASPGTGTASPEPAVPATGRRCHTSELRASVGADHPGAGQSNFVLVLTNASDRTCTVSGFPGVAFVDGTGEAVTPDPERATDETRQTVTLAPGAAAWSAMTYTNPALTGVTTVTPAVLRITPPDETAWIPVRWTGGEVSNTGKASVPRLSPLRAGDGT
- a CDS encoding pyruvate dehydrogenase; this encodes MARQSVAEQYVDLLARAGVRRMYGVVGDSLNPVVDAVRRHDRLEWIQVRHEEVAAFAAGAEAQLTGRLAACAGSCGPGNLHLINGLFDAHRSMAPVLALAAQIPSGEIGTGYFQETHPDRLFQECSHYSELVSSPRQMPRVVQTAIQHAVGRRGVSVVSMPGDVAAEHAPAGGAELHLPLDRPTVRPADGELARLAELVDAAEKVMVFCGRGVEGAHAEVMAFAGKVKAPVGHALRGKEHIQYDNPYDVGMSGLLGYGAAYEAMHECDLLLLLGTDFPYTDFLPRHVRTVQVDIQPERLGRRTQLDFAVWGDVRETLRCLTPAVREKPSRRFLDRMLRRHVRELEGAVGAYTHDVRGHTPIHPEYVASVLDEEAAADAVFTVDTGMCCVWAARYLTPNGRRRVLGSFVHGSMANALPQAIGAQFLDRSRQVVSLSGDGGFSMLMGDFLTLVQYGLPVKVVVFNNSSLGMVDLEMMVDGLPPHGTGYPHTDFATIATAAGARGIRVEKPAQVREALREAFAHDGPALVDVVTDPNALALPPRITTEQVTGFALSAGRTVLTGGVGRMIDLARANLRNVPRP
- a CDS encoding alpha/beta fold hydrolase, which gives rise to MSPSPKPTVVLVHGAFADASSYAQVIPRLIARGLDVVAPAVPNRSLIGDAAYIASIVRRIPGPVVLVGHSYGGAVITVAGTEDNVKALVYLAGYALEKGESLGELQGRFPDSDLAAALVYTPFPVEGSTETGTDVSVQPDKFPAVFAADVDHRLAEVLAVSQRPLAAQAFADAAPAAAWKTKPSWGLVASLDHTINPDVERYGYQRAGMTTVEVDSSHLVMLSHPERVVELIEEAVRATSA